Proteins encoded by one window of Plasmodium falciparum 3D7 genome assembly, chromosome: 4:
- a CDS encoding erythrocyte membrane protein 1, PfEMP1, with amino-acid sequence MGTGSSTPSVPKDVKNESHNSARNVLENIGIEIYNEEKKKVNGYTSQLRGDLSRARFHDGLRKAARLGVIPGPANSCDLDHKFYTNINNGYPPARNPCDLRNQNRFGENAEAYCNSDKIRVTGKKSAGGACAPFRRQNMCDKNLEYLDNTNTDDTDDLLGNVLVTAKYEGESIVAKHPHKENSEVCTALARSFADIGDIVRGKDMFKRNEEDAVQKGLRAVFKKINDNLKEKEISDYDNDPNYYKLREDWWTANRDQVWRAITCYIPYYVNYFKKTSDDTIVFTNDGKCGHYEGAPPTNLDYVPQFLRWFDEWAEEFCRIRNHKLRKIKDACRNDKERLYCSQNGYDCTKRIEKGSSCSRENKCTGCSNKCVDYDFWLEKQQNEFKIQKDKYDKEIETYVNKTPISNSNSNTKKEYYKEFYEELKKQYGSVKNFLQLLNNGRYCQEKIEEEDAIDFTKTGNKHAFYRSDYCQPCPDCVVECDGKTCTQKTDDDKNCRSKIIQKILESETPIEIEVLYSDDKQGVITEKLKDFCRGPNNYNDENLQKWKCYNKNSEYNKCEMISWLYQDPKEYNLMLSVECFHSWAKNLLIDTIRWEHQLKNCINNTNVTDCTSKCIKNCECYEAWIERKKDEWEKLKEVLNKKDETSHNYYNKLKDVFDRFLFQVMFALDQDEKGKWDQFTEDLKKKFGPSVESAGTANSQDAIEFLLDHLKDNALTCRDNNSIKPCTYPPNPTPNPCGTNNNGGKLVRVKRLAEMMQRRARKQLEKRGGEINLKADASQGKYIRGGKEKKLNGQICNIDTSYSNDSRNGNNGGPCTGKNDKRFKIGTEWSYGEHEKKRTHPEVYMPPRREHMCISNLEKLDVVSVIKNGNASHSLLGDVLLAAKYEAKNIKELYQQNNSKNGVIDQNDKETICRAMKYSFADIGDIIRGKDMWVQNTDATKLQAYLAKIFDKIKDNHKDIKGKLQYNGDTDHKLLREDWWEANRHQVWRAMKCAIENDKDMKCNGIPIEDYIPQRLRWMTEWAEWYCKEQSRLYGELLEKCQSCKGKQKCTEGDVDCGKCKAACDKYKDEINKWREQWTKIKGKYKTLYKKATKPGVTTSNNPKDEKDVVDFLKQLLPRKSKNTPGVTAMTPNTLYSSAAGYIHQELGKTVGCNTQKEFCDNKKGKYAFKHPPKEYEEACICDTRQKAQKPIEKKNDCNGIKTLLDRSNGGTGGIDGCNPKIGNYPSWNCERNESKAENKGACVPPRREKFCVSLLAKEGIFKNKGEDIRETFVKSAALETYFAWKRYNDDNKKAEEELKSGTIPENFKRQMYYTFADYRDIFFGTDITSHDHILDVSKNAKNKLKEKNGEQKSVIIIDDEKLLADWWKEHGHEIWEGMLCALTHEIDEEEKNKIKSTYSYDQLKKTTNGTTPLEKFAERPQFLRWFTEWSDEFCREREKKEEVVEKKCKKDHEGCNKPNTKGNHGCVSACKDYEEYISTKKKQYNTQKEKFDIDKNKGNEEYENYKDKEAHDYLKDKCFPGTCDYMEKVKNNSEYWDKPNKTYTNSDLEKKCECKPQPPPPAPAPTQSACEIVDDILNGKSATDYIEKCNGKYKYGRYPEWNCNSQIHRTHNGACMPPRRQKLCVINLQYFKGKTTVDLREAFIKCAAVETFFLWHKYKEDNNGGEDLQNQLESGIIPDDFKRQMFYTFGDYRDFLFGTDISKGHGIGSELAKKIDSLFKNIGGKNPGDLSRKDWWNENGPYIWKGMLCSLEKAWGKDTIKNKSNYNYHNVKFSDNRNGPDLETFAKRPQFLRWFTEWGDEFCREQKKQLDILKKKCPKETCTNEGKKKECSDACKAYKEWLQTWKEHYEKQKIKYENDKDSYTNDPDTKQSPQAYQYLNKKLEKICPSGNTSANCEYKCMKYPSSQNNNNMPASLDDTPSDYKDTCECTKSQASSRNFSVRSEDGEDGPPPPRAPRQSLARSADNPSPRPAPPGGPQPPSGTPDAGGARAETGPSPQQPPKPPAGNGGVARILQPIARVDQDEEEDEDEEDDDEESGSEEGEGEDVDDSDSSEDENDEEDEDDSHHVDGGHQEEEPPDETEVVEETVAAPEVKPACEIVKELFNDTNKFKDACNLKYGGNNSRLGWKCIPSGDSTTTSSVNGDRSQRHRRAAGEATGKSDASGSICVPPRRRRLYVGKLTQWASQRTQGGTSSQIVGKTASQPNSHPTLSPSSNPRDDGLRDAFIQSAAVETFFLWDRYKKLNTKKPDATLGGLPQIPLAMGAINGYVPSGDDNNPQKKLEEGEIPEEFKRQMFYTLGDYRDILFGKNDIVIGNTGSGASDKEMKAKEEKIKETIDKVFPNSVSTPPPTPATKPSDEKRKTWWEANGEHIWKGMIYALTYKDNGEKKIVKDNEVYKKLWDEANKKPKETKYQYKNVKLEENSGAKPTQPPSPSGDNTPTTLTNFISRPPYFRYLEEWGETFCRERKKRLEEVRKECRGEYPGEKYCGGDGHDCTENGELKHTNMFADLDCRDCHKQCRKYRKWIDIKFEEYEKQKDKYQGELDKLNGNSNGNNNCCKEIKKHTSASEFLKELKHCKDGQNSEDDTDKSEEDKKNNKIDFNKPLETFNPSTYCETCPSNKVNCNGSGRGTRGKDPCTPHNEKGKSWESVFNANGGNSTEITVEMIDRREPLIKNYSKILEESGNSSDSLFKTSRLFKSVRDQQWECRYKDEKTDICKLKNFNDKIDLNQYTTFKVFLEYWLQDFIEGYYILKKRKIIEQCKENGGETCNENSKNDCACVKGWVAQKTTEWNQIKDHYNKKEYGNGYDMSHKVKNYFEKNENELRKWIDNYDVLKNNEEYEVCNNGDKNCNFEGKKRKKDMVTLLLSRLQNEIKTCQNPPPSDANLLSAQNPAQCQESSPVGDVEEDLLLEEENTENTVEAKKNMMPTICKDVVPQEPKAEDESGCKTDAPQPDVKEEEEEKEEEKDKGDEEQSGAPSSPSPSEGTEEPPPAPEAPPSTPRPQPLPSDNTSDILKTTIPFGIALALTSIALLFLKKKPKSPVDLIRVLDVHKGDYGMPTLESKNRYIPYRSGTYKGKTYIYMEGDTSGDDDKYMFLSDTTDITSSESEYEEMDINDIYVPGSPKYKTLIEVVLEPSKSNGNTPSKGDGNTLGDDMIPTTNTFTDEEWNELKHDFISQYIQSRLPMDVPQYDVSTELPMNITEVNVLDVGINEKPFITSIHDRDLYSGEEINYNINMSTNTNNDIPKYVSNNVYSGIDLINDTLSGNKHIDIYDEVLKRKENELFGTNHTKNTSNNSVAKNTNSDSIMNQLDLLHKWLDRRRNMCEKWEKHNKEELLDKLNEQWNKDNDGINVPSDNRSLNTDVSIQIDMDENKGKKEFSNMDTNVDTPTMDNILDDLETCNEPFYDIYEDDIYYDVNDENPSVDDIPMDHNKVDVPKKVHVEMKILNNTSNGSLEPEFPISDVWNI; translated from the exons atggGGACAGGTTCATCAACTCCTTCGGTTCCAAAAGATGTTAAAAATGAAAGTCACAACAGTGCCAGAAATGTTTTGGAAAATATTggaatagaaatatataatgaggaaaaaaaaaaagtgaatgGATATACAAGTCAATTGAGAGGCGATTTATCAAGAGCACGATTTCATGATGGCTTGCGCAAGGCAGCTCGTTTGGGGGTAATACCTGGTCCTGCAAATTCATGCGATCTTGACCACAAATTCTAtactaatataaataatggaTATCCCCCCGCAAGAAATCCTTGCGATCTTAGAAATCAAAATCGTTTTGGTGAAAATGCCGAAGCGTATTGTAATAGTGATAAAATAAGGGTTACTGGAAAAAAAAGTGCTGGTGGAGCATGTGCACCATTCCGAAGGCAAAATATGTGTGATAAAAATTTAGAATATTTAGATAACACTAATACTGATGATACTGATGATTTATTGGGAAATGTGTTAGTTACAGCAAAATATGAAGGCGAATCTATTGTTGCGAAGCATCCACATAAAGAAAATTCAGAAGTATGTACTGCACTTGCACGAAGTTTTGCAGATATAGGTGATATTGTAAGAGGAAAAGATATGTTTAAACGTAATGAAGAAGACGCAGTGCAGAAAGGTCTAAGGGCGGtttttaagaaaataaatgacaacttaaaggaaaaagaaattagtgattatgataatgatccaaattattataaattaaggGAAGATTGGTGGACAGCGAACAGAGACCAAGTATGGAGAGCTATAACATGTTATATTCCGTATTatgttaattattttaaaaaaacgtCAGACGATACTATCGTTTTTACCAATGACGGAAAATGTGGCCATTATGAAGGTGCTCCTCCTACCAATTTAGATTACGTCCCTCAATTTTTACGTTGGTTCGATGAATGGGCAGAAGAGTTTTGTCGAATAAGAAATCATAAGTTGAGAAAGATTAAGGATGCCTGTCGTAATGACAAAGAACGTTTATATTGTAGTCAGAATGGATATGATTGTACGAAACGTATTGAAAAAGGAAGTAGTTGCTCTAGGGAAAATAAGTGTACTGGCTGTTCGAATAAATGTGTTGATTATGACTTTTGGTTAGAGAAACAACAAAATGAATTTAAAATACAAAAggataaatatgataaggAAATAGAAACATATGTAAATAAGACCCCTATAtctaatagtaatagtaataccAAGAAGGAATATTATAAGGAATTTTATGAAGAACTTAAAAAACAATATGGAAGtgttaaaaattttttacagCTACTAAATAATGGAAGGTATTGCCAAGAAAAAATTGAAGAAGAAGATGCTATTGATTTTACTAAGACTGGTAATAAACATGCATTTTATCGCTCAGATTATTGCCAACCCTGTCCCGATTGTGTAGTTGAATGTGACGGTAAAACATGTACACAAAAAACGGATGATGATAAGAATTGCAGGAGCAAAATAATCCAAAAAATTCTAGAAAGTGAGACGCCTATTGAAATTGAGGTTCTCTATAGTGATGATAAACAAGGTGTTATTacagaaaaattaaaagattttTGTAGGGGACCAAATAATTACAATGATGAAAATCTTCAAAAATGGAAATgctataataaaaatagtgaatataataaatgtgaaATGATAAGTTGGTTATATCAAGATCCAAAAGAGTATAACCTTATGTTATCTGTTGAATGTTTTCATTCGTGGgctaaaaatttattaatagacACCATAAGGTGGGAACATCAACTTAAGAATTGCATAAATAATACTAATGTCACGGATTGTACAAGTAAATGTATCAAAAATTGTGAATGTTATGAAGCATGGATTGAACGAAAAAAAGATGAATGGGAAAAATTGAAAGaagtattaaataaaaaagacgAAACATCacacaattattataataaacttAAAGATGTTTTTGATCGTTTTTTATTTCAAGTTATGTTTGCGCTTGACCAAGacgaaaaaggaaaatggGATCAATTTACggaagatttaaaaaaaaaatttggaCCTTCCGTAGAAAGTGCAGGTACCGCAAATTCACAAGATGCAATAGAATTCTTATTAGATCACTTAAAAGATAATGCCTTAACATGCAGAGACAATAATTCAATCAAACCATGTACCTATCCCCCGAACCCCACACCAAACCCCTGTGGAACAAACAATAATGGTGGCAAACTTGTGAGAGTGAAAAGACTAGCCGAAATGATGCAACGGCGCGCGAGGAAACAATTGGAGAAACGTGGCGGCGAAATTAATTTGAAAGCTGATGCATCacaaggaaaatatatacgTGGAGGTAAAGAAAAGAAACTGAATGGACAAATTTGCAACATTGATACAAGCTATTCCAATGATAGTCGTAATGGTAATAACGGTGGACCATGTACAGGAAAAAATGACAAACGGTTTAAAATAGGAACGGAATGGTCTTATGGGGAAcacgaaaaaaaaagaacacaCCCTGAGGTATATATGCCACCGCGAAGAGAACATATGTGTATTTCCAATTTAGAAAAATTAGACGTTGTTAGTGTCATTAAAAATGGTAATGCTAGCCACTCATTATTAGGTGATGTATTGCTCGCAGCAAAATATGaagcaaaaaatataaaggaaCTGTATCAACAAAATAATAGCAAAAATGGTGTAATTGACCAAAATGACAAGGAAACTATATGCCGAGCGATGAAATATAGTTTTGCAGATATAGGTGATATTATAAGGGGAAAAGATATGTGGGTACAAAACACGGATGCAACAAAACTACAAGCTTATTTAGCAAAAATTTTTGATAAAATTAAAGACAACCATAAAGACATCAAAGGCAAACTCCAATATAATGGTGACACGGATCATAAACTATTGAGAGAAGACTGGTGGGAGGCTAATAGACATCAAGTTTGGAGAGCTATGAAATGTGCAATAGAAAATGACAAAGATATGAAATGTAATGGTATCCCCATAGAAGATTATATTCCTCAACGATTAAGATGGATGACAGAATGGGCCGAATGGTATTGTAAAGAACAGTCACGGCTGTATGGAGAGTTGTTGGAGAAGTGTCAGAGCTGTAAGGGTAAGCAAAAATGTACTGAAGGTGATGTCGATTGTGGAAAGTGCAAAGCAGCatgtgataaatataaagacgAAATAAACAAATGGAGAGAACAATGgacaaaaataaaaggaaaatacaAAACATTATACAAAAAAGCAACAAAACCTGGTGTTACTACCTCTAATAATCCTAAAGATGAAAAAGACGTTGTTGATTTCTTGAAACAATTACTACCacgaaaaagtaaaaataccCCTGGTGTCACCGCCATGACCCCGAACACCCTCTACAGTTCCGCCGCTGGGTACATCCACCAGGAATTGGGGAAGACCGTGGGATGTAACACGCAGAAGGAGTTTTGTGACAACAAGAAGGGTAAATACGCTTTTAAACATCCGCCAAAGGAGTATGAAGAGGCGTGTATTTGTGATACTAGGCAGAAGGCACAAAAACCAATTGAGAAAAAAAACGATTGTAATGGAATTAAGACACTTCTTGATCGATCAAATGGCGGAACAGGTGGAATAGATGGATGTAATCCAAAAATAGGAAATTATCCTTCTTGGAATTGTGAAAGAAATGAATCTAAGGCGGAAAATAAAGGTGCGTGTGTGCCACCCAGAAGAGAAAAATTTTGTGTAAGTCTATTAGCAAAAGAGGGtatctttaaaaataaaggagAAGATATAAGGGAAACGTTTGTTAAATCTGCTGCTTTAGAAACATATTTTGCTTGGAAGagatataatgatgataataaaaaagcagaagaagaattaaaaagtGGAACAATTCCagaaaattttaaaagaCAAATGTATTATACTTTTGCTGATTACcgagatatattttttggaaCAGATATTACTTCACATGATCATATTCTAGATGTCTCAAAAAATGCAAAAAACAaattgaaagaaaaaaatggtgAACAAAAAagtgttataataatagacGATGAAAAATTGCTTGCAGACTGGTGGAAAGAACATGGTCACGAAATATGGGAAGGGATGCTCTGTGCTTTAACACATGAAatagatgaagaagaaaaaaacaaaatcaaAAGCACTTACTCATACGACCAACTTAAAAAAACCACCAATGGCACCACACCCCTTGAGAAATTTGCAGAAAGACCTCAATTCCTTCGATGGTTCACAGAATGGAGTGATGAATTTTGTCGTGAACGTGAGAAAAAGGAAGAAGTGGTGGAAAAAAAGTGTAAGAAGGATCATGAGGGATGTAATAAACCAAACACTAAGGGTAATCATGGTTGTGTTAGCGCATGTAAAGATtatgaagaatatattagcaccaaaaaaaaacaatataatacTCAAAAAGAGAAATTTGATATTGacaaaaataaaggaaatgaagaatatgaaaattataaagataaagaagCCCATGATTATCTGAAAGATAAATGTTTCCCTGGTACATGTGATTATATGGAAAAAGTGAAAAATAACTCCGAGTATTGGGATAAACCTAATAAAACGTATACAAATAGTGATCTAGAAAAAAAGTGCGAGTGCAAACCACAACCTCCACCACCTGCGCCAGCACCAACACAAAGTGCGTGCGAAATAGTGGATGATATACTTAATGGAAAGAGCGCAACTGATTATATAGAAAAGTGcaatggaaaatataaatatggaaGATATCCTGAATGGAATTGCAATTCTCAGATTCATCGAACACATAATGGAGCATGTATGCCCCCTAGACGGCAAAAGTTATGCGTAATTAATTTACAATATTTTAAAGGGAAAACAACAGTGGACTTACGAGAAGCTTTTATTAAATGTGCTGCTGTGGAAACGTTTTTTCTTTGGCATAAATACAAAGAGGATAACAATGGTGGTGAAGATCTACAAAACCAATTAGAAAGTGGAATAATCCCTGACGATTTTAAGCGCCAAATGTTCTACACATTTGGTGATTATAGAGATTTTTTATTTGGAACAGATATATCAAAAGGTCATGGTATAGGGAGTGAACTAGCAAAGAAAATAGATTCtcttttcaaaaatattgGCGGCAAAAATCCTGGTGACCTCTCACGCAAAGATTGGTGGAATGAAAATGGTCCCTATATTTGGAAAGGAATGTTGTGTTCACTAGAAAAAGCTTGGGGAAAAGACACTATCAAAAACAAAAGCAATTACAACTATCACAACGTCAAATTTAGTGATAATCGCAATGGCCCAGATCTAGAGACGTTCGCCAAACGGCCACAATTTTTACGTTGGTTCACTGAATGGGGCGATGAATTTTGTCGTGAACAAAAGAAACAATTGGATATTTTGAAGAAGAAGTGTCCAAAAGAAACGTGTACCAATGAAGGtaagaaaaaagaatgtTCAGATGCGTGCAAAGCATATAAAGAATGGCTTCAAACGTGGAAAGAACAttatgaaaaacaaaaaataaaatatgaaaatgataAGGATTCATATACGAATGATCCAGATACAAAACAATCACCACAAGCCTATCAATATTTGaacaaaaaattagaaaaaatttGTCCAAGTGGAAATACTAGTGCAAATTGTGAGTATAAGTGTATGAAATACCCCTCGTCacaaaataacaataatatgcCCGCATCATTGGACGATACACCTAGTGATTATAAAGATACGTGCGAGTGTACAAAAAGTCAAGCATCTTCACGGAACTTTAGTGTACGATCGGAAGATGGTGAAGACGGACCACCTCCTCCTCGTGCCCCACGACAAAGTCTCGCTCGTTCCGCCGACAACCCATCACCACGACCTGCACCACCTGGCGGACCACAACCACCATCTGGAACCCCTGATGCTGGTGGCGCCCGCGCCGAAACCGGCCCATCACCACAACAACCACCAAAACCACCCGCCGGAAATGGAGGTGTCGCTCGCATTCTACAACCAATCGCACGTGTCGACcaagatgaagaagaagacgaagatgaagaagatgacGACGAGGAATCAGGTAGCGAGGAAGGTGAAGGTGAAGACGTCGACGACTCCGACTCCTCAGAAGACGAAAACGACGAAGAAGACGAAGACGACAGCCATCACGTCGACGGCGGCCACCAGGAGGAAGAACCACCAGATGAAACAGAAGTCGTGGAAGAGACTGTAGCAGCGCCAGAGGTGAAGCCAGCTTGTGAAATAGTAAAAGAACTATTTAATGACACAAACAAATTTAAAGACGCCTGCAACCTCAAATATGGCGGAAACAACTCACGTTTGGGATGGAAGTGCATACCAAGTGGTGACAGTACTACCACAAGTAGTGTTAACGGTGATCGTTCCCAACGTCACAGACGTGCAGCCGGTGAAGCCACTGGCAAAAGTGATGCTAGTGGTAGTATTTGTGTGCCACCCAGGAGACGACGATTATATGTGGGGAAATTGACACAATGGGCAAGTCAGAGAACACAAGGTGGAACGTCGTCACAAATTGTTGGCAAAACTGCGTCACAACCAAATAGTCACCCCACTTTGTCGCCGTCGTCCAACCCACGCGACGACGGCTTGCGTGATGCGTTCATCCAATCTGCTGCAGTAGAGACGTTTTTTTTGTGGGATAGGTACAAGAAATTGAACACGAAAAAACCAGATGCGACACTAGGCGGATTACCTCAAATACCACTCGCCATGGGTGCCATCAACGGATACGTCCCTAGTGGTGATGACAATAACCCCCAAAAGAAATTAGAAGAAGGTGAAATACCTGAAGAATTTAAAAGACAAATGTTCTATACTTTAGGAGACTATAGAGATATATTGTTTGGGAAAAATGATATCGTGATTGGAAATACAGGTAGTGGTGCTAGTGATAAAGAAATGAAAGCAAAAGaagagaaaataaaagaaactATAGACAAAGTTTTTCCAAATAGTGTTTCCACACCTCCTCCCACACCTGCCACCAAACCTAGTGACGAAAAACGTAAAACCTGGTGGGAAGCAAACGGTGAACATATCTGGAAAGGTATGATTTACGCCCTAACATACAAAGATAATggcgaaaaaaaaatagtaaaGGATAATGAAGTGTACAAGAAACTGTGGGACGAAGCCAACAAAAAACCCAAGGAAACCAAATACCAATACAAAAATGTCAAACTCGAGGAAAATAGTGGTGCCAAACCCACCCAACCCCCCTCACCCAGTGGTGATAACACCCCCACCACCCTCACCAACTTCATTTCGCGACCCCCTTATTTCCGTTACCTTGAAGAATGGGGTGAAACATTTTGTCGAGAGAGGAAAAAAAGATTGGAAGAGGTGAGAAAAGAATGTCGTGGTGAATATCCTGGTGAAAAATATTGTGGGGGTGATGGACATGATTGTACTGAAAACGGAGAACTTAAACATACTAATATGTTTGCAGATTTAGATTGTCGTGATTGCCACAAACAATGtagaaaatatagaaaatggatagatataaaattcgaagaatatgaaaaacaaaaagataaatatcaAGGGGAACTTGATAAATTAAATGGTAATTctaatggtaataataattgctgtaaagaaataaaaaaacatactTCTGCTTCAGAATTTTTGAAAGAATTGAAACATTGCAAAGATGGTCAAAATAGTGAGGATGATACGGATAAAAGTGAggaggataaaaaaaataataaaatagattTTAATAAACCTCTCGAAACATTTAATCCTTCAACGTATTGTGAAACTTGTCCTTCCAATAAAGTTAATTGTAATGGCAGTGGACGTGGTACACGTGGTAAAGACCCATGTACACCACATAACGAAAAAGGAAAGTCGTGGGAAAGTGTTTTTAATGCAAACGGTGGAAATAGTACTGAAATTACTGTAGAAATGATTGATCGTAGGGAACCgcttattaaaaattattcaaaaatattaGAAGAATCAGGAAATTCATCAGATTCATTGTTTAAAACTTCACGTTTATTTAAAAGTGTAAGAGATCAACAATGGGAATGTAGATATAAAGATGAAAAGACggatatatgtaaattaaaaaattttaatgacAAAATAGACCTCAATCAATATACTACATTTAAAGTATTTCTAGAATATTGGTTACAAGATTTTATAGaaggttattatatattgaaaaaaagaaaaataatcgAACAATGTAAAGAAAATGGAGGAGAGACATGTAATGAAAATTCAAAAAACGATTGTGCATGTGTGAAAGGATGGGTAGCACAAAAGACTACAGAATGGAATCAAATAAAAgatcattataataaaaaagaatatggtAATGGATATGATATGTCTCATAAGGtcaaaaattattttgaaaaaaatgaaaatgagtTAAGGAAATGGATAGATAATTATGACGTCTTAAAAAATAACGAAGAATATGAGGTTTGTAATAATGGTGATAAGAATTGCAATTTTGAgggtaaaaaaagaaaaaaagatatgGTAACTCTTTTACTTTCTCGGCTTCAAAACGAAATAAAAACCTGTCAAAACCCCCCACCGAGTGACGCAAACCTACTTAGTGCCCAAAACCCAGCACAGTGTCAAGAATCATCCCCCGTTGGAGACGTTGAAGAGGACTTACTCCTTGAAGAAGAAAACACAGAAAATACAGTGGAGGCAAAAAAGAACATGATGCCGACAATTTGTAAAGATGTGGTGCCACAAGAACCAAAAGCAGAGGATGAAAGCGGTTGTAAAACAGATGCTCCTCAACCAGACGTTAAagaggaagaagaagaaaaagaagaagaaaaagataaaggAGATGAAGAACAAAGTGGCGCCCCTTCATCACCATCACCTAGTGAAGGCACAGAGGAACCTCCACCGGCCCCTGAGGCGCCTCCATCAACACCAAGACCACAACCACTCCCAAGTGATAATACCAgcgatatattaaaaactaCTATCCCGTTTGGTATTGCATTGGCCTTGACTTCGATTGCGCTTTTATTTTTGAAG aaAAAACCTAAATCTCCTGTGGACCTCATACGTGTACTTGATGTACATAAAGGTGATTATGGAATGCCTACGTTGGAATCCAAAAATAGGTACATACCATATAGAAGTGGTACATATAAAggtaaaacatatatttatatggaaGGAGATACTAGTGGAGATGAcgataaatatatgtttttgtCTGATACTACTGATATTACTTCCTCCGAAAGTGAATATGAAGAGAtggatattaatgatatatatgtaccaGGAAGtcctaaatataaaacattgatCGAAGTAGTATTGGAACCATCAAAAAGTAATGGTAACACACCAAGTAAGGGTGATGGTAACACACTAGGTGATGATATGATACCTACCACGAATACATTTACAGATGAGGAATGGAATGAACTAAAACATGATTTTATATCACAATATATACAAAGTAGATTACCAATGGATGTACCACAATATGATGTATCAACGGAATTACCAATGAATATAACAGAAGTTAATGTTTTAGATGTTGGCATAAATGAAAAACCTTTTATTACATCTATTCATGATAGGGATTTATATAGTGGAGaagaaattaattataatattaatatgagtACTAACACTAATAATGATATTCCAAAATATGTAtcaaataatgtatattctGGTATCGATTTAATTAATGACACGTTAAGTGGTAACAaacatattgatatatatgatgaagtgttaaaaagaaaagaaaatgaattatttggAACAAATCATACGAAAAATACCTCAAACAACAGTGTTgcaaaaaatacaaatagtGATTCAATTATGAACCAATTAGATTTGTTACATAAATGGTTAGATAGACGTAGAAATATGTGTGAGAAGTGGGAAAAACATAATAAGGAAGAATTGTTAGATAAATTGAATGAACAATGGAATAAGGATAATGATGGAATTAATGTACCAAGTGATAACAGATCGTTGAATACGGATGTTTCTATACAAATAGATATGGATGAAAATAAAGGAAAGAAGGAATTTAGTAATATGGATACAAACGTGGATACACCTACTATGGATAATATATTGGATGATTTGGAAACATGTAATGAAcctttttatgatatatatgaggatgatatatattatgatgtaAATGATGAAAACCCATCTGTAGATGATATACCTATGGATCATAATAAAGTAGATGTACCTAAGAAAGTACATGTTGAAATGAAAATTCTTAATAATACATCCAATGGATCGTTGGAACCAGAATTTCCTATATCGGATGtatggaatatataa